A region of Homo sapiens chromosome 17, GRCh38.p14 Primary Assembly DNA encodes the following proteins:
- the CHCT1 gene encoding CHD1 helical C-terminal domain containing protein 1 isoform X1 — translation MPLSCARGGRWVAGEARADGGPTALSRRQAKNRATLSGDNWARAQRTRRKVTNVSCLETSSSASPARDSLMRHAKGLDQDTFKTCKEYLRPLKKFLRKLHLPRDLPQKKKLKYMKQSLVVLGDHINTFLQHYCQAWEIKHWRKMLWRFISLFSELEAKQLRRLYKYTKSSQPAKFLVRRKTFRPSTAEGDILRLGCAGEVLAGRPGRQSAQALPCMGAAQQHQRHEGAAVQHADPRSREPPAWAAKIPGPCQERFFKGAFSKTKTQEEEDKGSPRNSRD, via the exons ATGCCCCTCTCCTGTGCCCGAGGTGGCCGCTGGGTGGCAGGGGAGGCCCGGGCCGACGGCGGTCCCACCGCACTGTCGCGAAGGCAGGCGAAGAACAGGGCCACACTGAGTGGGGACAACTGGGCCCGGGCCCAGAGGACACGAAGGAAG GTGACAAATGTGTCATGCCTGGAGACAAGCTCCAGCGCCAGCCCTGCTAGAGACTCGCTCATGCGCCATGCCAAGGGCCTGGATCAGGACACCTTCAAAACT TGTAAAGAATACCTAAGACCGCTGAAGAAGTTCCTGCGAAAGTTGCACCTGCCCAGGGACCTTCCCCAGAAGAAGAAGCTGAAGTACATGAAGCAGAGCCTTGTGGTCCTAGGGGACCACATCAACACCTTTCTGCAGCATTACTGCCAAGCCTGGGAAATCAAACACTGGAGAAA GATGCTCTGGCGGTTCATCTCCCTCTTCTCGGAGCTGGAAGCAAAGCAGCTTCGCCGACTTTACAAGTACACCAAGAGCAGCCAGCCGGCCAAGTTCCTGGTGAGGCGCAAGACATTCCGCCCGAGCACAGCTGAGG GTGACATTCTGCGCCTCGGATGCGCCGGAGAGGTCCTTGCTGGCCGACCGGGAAGACAGTCTGCCCAAGCTCTGCCATGCATGGGGGCTGCACAGCAACATCAGCGGCATGAAGGAGCGGCTGTCCAACATGCAGACCCCAGGTCAAGGGAGCCCCCTGCCTGGGCAGCCAAGATCCCAGGACCATGTCAAGAAAG ATTCTTTAAGGGAGCTTTCTCAAAAACCAAAACTCAAGAGGAAGAGGATAAAGGAAGCCCCAGAAACTCCAGAGACTGA
- the CHCT1 gene encoding CHD1 helical C-terminal domain containing protein 1 isoform X5, giving the protein MRHAKGLDQDTFKTCKEYLRPLKKFLRKLHLPRDLPQKKKLKYMKQSLVVLGDHINTFLQHYCQAWEIKHWRKMLWRFISLFSELEAKQLRRLYKYTKSSQPAKFLVTFCASDAPERSLLADREDSLPKLCHAWGLHSNISGMKERLSNMQTPGQGSPLPGQPRSQDHVKKDSLRELSQKPKLKRKRIKEAPETPETEP; this is encoded by the exons ATGCGCCATGCCAAGGGCCTGGATCAGGACACCTTCAAAACT TGTAAAGAATACCTAAGACCGCTGAAGAAGTTCCTGCGAAAGTTGCACCTGCCCAGGGACCTTCCCCAGAAGAAGAAGCTGAAGTACATGAAGCAGAGCCTTGTGGTCCTAGGGGACCACATCAACACCTTTCTGCAGCATTACTGCCAAGCCTGGGAAATCAAACACTGGAGAAA GATGCTCTGGCGGTTCATCTCCCTCTTCTCGGAGCTGGAAGCAAAGCAGCTTCGCCGACTTTACAAGTACACCAAGAGCAGCCAGCCGGCCAAGTTCCTG GTGACATTCTGCGCCTCGGATGCGCCGGAGAGGTCCTTGCTGGCCGACCGGGAAGACAGTCTGCCCAAGCTCTGCCATGCATGGGGGCTGCACAGCAACATCAGCGGCATGAAGGAGCGGCTGTCCAACATGCAGACCCCAGGTCAAGGGAGCCCCCTGCCTGGGCAGCCAAGATCCCAGGACCATGTCAAGAAAG ATTCTTTAAGGGAGCTTTCTCAAAAACCAAAACTCAAGAGGAAGAGGATAAAGGAAGCCCCAGAAACTCCAGAGACTGAACCGTAA
- the CHCT1 gene encoding CHD1 helical C-terminal domain containing protein 1, which yields MEASDGQGGEGDKPLEQVTNVSCLETSSSASPARDSLMRHAKGLDQDTFKTCKEYLRPLKKFLRKLHLPRDLPQKKKLKYMKQSLVVLGDHINTFLQHYCQAWEIKHWRKMLWRFISLFSELEAKQLRRLYKYTKSSQPAKFLVTFCASDAPERSLLADREDSLPKLCHAWGLHSNISGMKERLSNMQTPGQGSPLPGQPRSQDHVKKDSLRELSQKPKLKRKRIKEAPETPETEP from the exons ATGGAGGCCTCAGATGGGCAAGGGGGTGAAGGGGACAAGCCACTAGAGCAG GTGACAAATGTGTCATGCCTGGAGACAAGCTCCAGCGCCAGCCCTGCTAGAGACTCGCTCATGCGCCATGCCAAGGGCCTGGATCAGGACACCTTCAAAACT TGTAAAGAATACCTAAGACCGCTGAAGAAGTTCCTGCGAAAGTTGCACCTGCCCAGGGACCTTCCCCAGAAGAAGAAGCTGAAGTACATGAAGCAGAGCCTTGTGGTCCTAGGGGACCACATCAACACCTTTCTGCAGCATTACTGCCAAGCCTGGGAAATCAAACACTGGAGAAA GATGCTCTGGCGGTTCATCTCCCTCTTCTCGGAGCTGGAAGCAAAGCAGCTTCGCCGACTTTACAAGTACACCAAGAGCAGCCAGCCGGCCAAGTTCCTG GTGACATTCTGCGCCTCGGATGCGCCGGAGAGGTCCTTGCTGGCCGACCGGGAAGACAGTCTGCCCAAGCTCTGCCATGCATGGGGGCTGCACAGCAACATCAGCGGCATGAAGGAGCGGCTGTCCAACATGCAGACCCCAGGTCAAGGGAGCCCCCTGCCTGGGCAGCCAAGATCCCAGGACCATGTCAAGAAAG ATTCTTTAAGGGAGCTTTCTCAAAAACCAAAACTCAAGAGGAAGAGGATAAAGGAAGCCCCAGAAACTCCAGAGACTGAACCGTAA
- the CHCT1 gene encoding CHD1 helical C-terminal domain containing protein 1 isoform X3, translated as MEASDGQGGEGDKPLEQVTNVSCLETSSSASPARDSLMRHAKGLDQDTFKTCKEYLRPLKKFLRKLHLPRDLPQKKKLKYMKQSLVVLGDHINTFLQHYCQAWEIKHWRKMLWRFISLFSELEAKQLRRLYKYTKSSQPAKFLVRRKTFRPSTAEGDILRLGCAGEVLAGRPGRQSAQALPCMGAAQQHQRHEGAAVQHADPRSREPPAWAAKIPGPCQERFFKGAFSKTKTQEEEDKGSPRNSRD; from the exons ATGGAGGCCTCAGATGGGCAAGGGGGTGAAGGGGACAAGCCACTAGAGCAG GTGACAAATGTGTCATGCCTGGAGACAAGCTCCAGCGCCAGCCCTGCTAGAGACTCGCTCATGCGCCATGCCAAGGGCCTGGATCAGGACACCTTCAAAACT TGTAAAGAATACCTAAGACCGCTGAAGAAGTTCCTGCGAAAGTTGCACCTGCCCAGGGACCTTCCCCAGAAGAAGAAGCTGAAGTACATGAAGCAGAGCCTTGTGGTCCTAGGGGACCACATCAACACCTTTCTGCAGCATTACTGCCAAGCCTGGGAAATCAAACACTGGAGAAA GATGCTCTGGCGGTTCATCTCCCTCTTCTCGGAGCTGGAAGCAAAGCAGCTTCGCCGACTTTACAAGTACACCAAGAGCAGCCAGCCGGCCAAGTTCCTGGTGAGGCGCAAGACATTCCGCCCGAGCACAGCTGAGG GTGACATTCTGCGCCTCGGATGCGCCGGAGAGGTCCTTGCTGGCCGACCGGGAAGACAGTCTGCCCAAGCTCTGCCATGCATGGGGGCTGCACAGCAACATCAGCGGCATGAAGGAGCGGCTGTCCAACATGCAGACCCCAGGTCAAGGGAGCCCCCTGCCTGGGCAGCCAAGATCCCAGGACCATGTCAAGAAAG ATTCTTTAAGGGAGCTTTCTCAAAAACCAAAACTCAAGAGGAAGAGGATAAAGGAAGCCCCAGAAACTCCAGAGACTGA
- the CHCT1 gene encoding CHD1 helical C-terminal domain containing protein 1 isoform X4 codes for MRHAKGLDQDTFKTCKEYLRPLKKFLRKLHLPRDLPQKKKLKYMKQSLVVLGDHINTFLQHYCQAWEIKHWRKMLWRFISLFSELEAKQLRRLYKYTKSSQPAKFLVRRKTFRPSTAEGDILRLGCAGEVLAGRPGRQSAQALPCMGAAQQHQRHEGAAVQHADPRSREPPAWAAKIPGPCQERFFKGAFSKTKTQEEEDKGSPRNSRD; via the exons ATGCGCCATGCCAAGGGCCTGGATCAGGACACCTTCAAAACT TGTAAAGAATACCTAAGACCGCTGAAGAAGTTCCTGCGAAAGTTGCACCTGCCCAGGGACCTTCCCCAGAAGAAGAAGCTGAAGTACATGAAGCAGAGCCTTGTGGTCCTAGGGGACCACATCAACACCTTTCTGCAGCATTACTGCCAAGCCTGGGAAATCAAACACTGGAGAAA GATGCTCTGGCGGTTCATCTCCCTCTTCTCGGAGCTGGAAGCAAAGCAGCTTCGCCGACTTTACAAGTACACCAAGAGCAGCCAGCCGGCCAAGTTCCTGGTGAGGCGCAAGACATTCCGCCCGAGCACAGCTGAGG GTGACATTCTGCGCCTCGGATGCGCCGGAGAGGTCCTTGCTGGCCGACCGGGAAGACAGTCTGCCCAAGCTCTGCCATGCATGGGGGCTGCACAGCAACATCAGCGGCATGAAGGAGCGGCTGTCCAACATGCAGACCCCAGGTCAAGGGAGCCCCCTGCCTGGGCAGCCAAGATCCCAGGACCATGTCAAGAAAG ATTCTTTAAGGGAGCTTTCTCAAAAACCAAAACTCAAGAGGAAGAGGATAAAGGAAGCCCCAGAAACTCCAGAGACTGA
- the CHCT1 gene encoding CHD1 helical C-terminal domain containing protein 1 isoform X2 yields MPLSCARGGRWVAGEARADGGPTALSRRQAKNRATLSGDNWARAQRTRRKVTNVSCLETSSSASPARDSLMRHAKGLDQDTFKTCKEYLRPLKKFLRKLHLPRDLPQKKKLKYMKQSLVVLGDHINTFLQHYCQAWEIKHWRKMLWRFISLFSELEAKQLRRLYKYTKSSQPAKFLVTFCASDAPERSLLADREDSLPKLCHAWGLHSNISGMKERLSNMQTPGQGSPLPGQPRSQDHVKKDSLRELSQKPKLKRKRIKEAPETPETEP; encoded by the exons ATGCCCCTCTCCTGTGCCCGAGGTGGCCGCTGGGTGGCAGGGGAGGCCCGGGCCGACGGCGGTCCCACCGCACTGTCGCGAAGGCAGGCGAAGAACAGGGCCACACTGAGTGGGGACAACTGGGCCCGGGCCCAGAGGACACGAAGGAAG GTGACAAATGTGTCATGCCTGGAGACAAGCTCCAGCGCCAGCCCTGCTAGAGACTCGCTCATGCGCCATGCCAAGGGCCTGGATCAGGACACCTTCAAAACT TGTAAAGAATACCTAAGACCGCTGAAGAAGTTCCTGCGAAAGTTGCACCTGCCCAGGGACCTTCCCCAGAAGAAGAAGCTGAAGTACATGAAGCAGAGCCTTGTGGTCCTAGGGGACCACATCAACACCTTTCTGCAGCATTACTGCCAAGCCTGGGAAATCAAACACTGGAGAAA GATGCTCTGGCGGTTCATCTCCCTCTTCTCGGAGCTGGAAGCAAAGCAGCTTCGCCGACTTTACAAGTACACCAAGAGCAGCCAGCCGGCCAAGTTCCTG GTGACATTCTGCGCCTCGGATGCGCCGGAGAGGTCCTTGCTGGCCGACCGGGAAGACAGTCTGCCCAAGCTCTGCCATGCATGGGGGCTGCACAGCAACATCAGCGGCATGAAGGAGCGGCTGTCCAACATGCAGACCCCAGGTCAAGGGAGCCCCCTGCCTGGGCAGCCAAGATCCCAGGACCATGTCAAGAAAG ATTCTTTAAGGGAGCTTTCTCAAAAACCAAAACTCAAGAGGAAGAGGATAAAGGAAGCCCCAGAAACTCCAGAGACTGAACCGTAA